In the Hordeum vulgare subsp. vulgare chromosome 7H, MorexV3_pseudomolecules_assembly, whole genome shotgun sequence genome, one interval contains:
- the LOC123411674 gene encoding uncharacterized protein LOC123411674 translates to MADAGEQNANGSGPAAAGNTPVQQPASAAEAELLWKLRKYLVLMAILVAAITFQAGLAPPGGFWQDNDEHGHVASDIVMRYSYPRRYHVFFYCNTTAFGASLMVLILLLLRELTGKVVWLRALQFAMILGLLGLMGAYAAGSCREVRTSVYIWVLLVGIFAYVTLHVVFFKHLAPKKLQVLLSGISGSWKRTLGNIFMPSKTDMAIDMQEAPVRMEVVDLERSRSSDLVLAEEEKRKKAEEAAKKREEEENLERNRSSLLVLATLVATVTYVAGLTPPGGFWSEGDNNHIAGDPVLRDHYPRRFKAFLICNATAFAGSLVIIIMVLSQTAVNHVVKSNALRLCVVVSLIGLMGAYAAGSCREVHTSIYVFALVGAVLLYLIIQCIEPALPKSAYVEDTIKRVKAKNKEMVQNLRTFIGNLLEPAIPVQDQSGNRTPVTDGKDDFQKLRTYLLLLGILAATVTFQAGMNPPGGFWTDNSDEHIAGDPILEAISPKRYKAFFYCNATAFVASLAIIILLQSQLITIHAMKRHVLQTAMTLVLFGLMGAYVAGSSRKFSTSIYVFVLVLLVFAYVVLHILYVPPNLKIWWESITGASGPTDIPEDKDLRKRRKFLILLAILAASITYQTGISPPGGFWTDKKNGHRAGYSVFRDEFRDRYRVFFYFNATAFMASLAVILLLVNKRICDKGLKCYALRACVLVDLISLIGAFATGSCRKVSTSFYVILVVLAVFVYVIVQVLVLKFAKEKVNCLLLARMFKFKAEPSEHEDSSTNRTTSIGDTDSKRTEHKWRKDLMLIGTLAVTVTYQAGLLPPGGVWPDDKDGHFAGDPILHDTNLTRYKVFFYCNATAFMASMVMVILLLNNTISKYKRSLFAMKTAMVLDLLGLLGAYAAGSCRKLKTSVYIFALVIAVIIYIVIHVLLSFDELGSLVKEKGKKWVQRLKRFFNCNDSSNEPSDGEPGQSRLPVKE, encoded by the coding sequence ATGGCGGATGCCGGAGAGCAGAACGCCAATGGCAGTGGCCCTGCAGCTGCAGGCAACACTCCCGTCCAGCAGCCGGCCAGCGCCGCCGAGGCCGAGCTCCTGTGGAAGCTGCGCAAGTACCTGGTGCTGATGGCCATCCTCGTGGCGGCCATCACGTTCCAGGCGGGGCTGGCCCCGCCGGGCGGCTTCTGGCAGGACAACGACGAGCACGGCCACGTCGCCAGCGACATCGTGATGAGGTACAGCTACCCCAGGCGGTACCATGTCTTCTTCTACTGCAACACGACGGCGTTCGGGGCCTCGCTCATGGTGCTCATACTGCTCCTGCTGAGGGAGCTGACCGGCAAGGTGGTCTGGCTCCGCGCGCTCCAGTTCGCCATGATTCTGGGCTTGCTGGGGCTCATGGGGGCCTACGCCGCTGGGAGCTGCAGGGAGGTGAGGACCTCTGTTTACATCTGGGTGTTACTAGTTGGCATCTTCGCCTATGTCACACTCCATGTGGTATTCTTCAAGCATCTGGCACCTAAGAAGCTGCAAGTTTTATTATCGGGTATTAGTGGAAGTTGGAAGAGAACTCTGGGGAACATTTTCATGCCATCAAAAACAGACATGGCaatagatatgcaagaggcaccaGTCCGGATGGAAGTAGTGGACCTTGAAAGAAGTCGCAGCTCGGATCTCGTTCTtgcagaagaagagaagagaaaaaaggcgGAAGAGGCTGCAAAGAAGAGAGAGGAAGAGGAAAATCTTGAAAGAAATCGCAGCTCCTTGCTGGTTCTTGCCACATTGGTAGCAACCGTGACATATGTCGCAGGGCTAACCCCTCCAGGTGGCTTCTGGTCTGAGGGTGATAATAACCACATTGCTGGTGATCCGGTGCTCCGAGACCATTATCCACGCCGATTCAAGGCCTTCTTGATCTGCAATGCCACTGCTTTTGCTGGATcccttgtcatcatcatcatggtcCTCAGTCAAACAGCGGTGAATCATGTTGTCAAGTCAAATGCTCTGCGGTTGTGTGTGGTAGTTAGTCTCATTGGGCTTATGGGGGCATATGCTGCTGGAAGTTGCAGGGAGGTACATACATCTATCTATGTCTTTGCACTTGTTGGTGCAGTCTTGCTCTACCTCATCATTCAGTGTATTGAACCTGCTCTGCCTAAGTCAGCATATGTTGAAGACACCATCAAACGTGTAAAAGCGAAAAATAAAGAAATGGTTCAGAATCTGAGGACTTTCATCGGCAACTTGTTAGAACCTGCCATACCAGTGCAAGATCAGTCAGGCAACCGCACTCCAGTGACTGATGGTAAGGATGATTTCCAGAAGTTGCGCACATACCTTCTATTGCTTGGCATCCTTGCCGCCACAGTCACCTTCCAAGCTGGGATGAATCCACCAGGAGGCTTTTGGACAGATAACAGTGATGAGCATATTGCTGGTGATCCAATTTTGGAGGCCATCAGTCCCAAGCGCTACAAGGCATTCTTCTATTGCAATGCCACAGCATTTGTAGCCTCTTTGGCCATCATCATCCTACTCCAGAGCCAGTTGATTACCATTCATGCCATGAAGCGACATGTACTGCAAACAGCGATGACACTGGTGCTCTTTGGTCTTATGGGAGCCTACGTTGCTGGAAGCAGCAGGAAGTTCTCGACATCCATTTATGTGTTCGTCCTAGTCCTCCTGGTGTTCGCCTATGTTGTACTTCATATTCTATATGTACCTCCCAATCTCAAGATATGGTGGGAGAGCATAACAGGGGCTTCTGGACCTACGGATATTCCAGAAGACAAAGATTTGCGGAAGAGGCGGAAGTTTCTGATATTGctcgcaattctagcagcttctatCACATACCAAACTGGTATAAGCCCACCAGGTGGCTTTTGGACTGATAAAAAAAATGGCCACCGAGCAGGTTACTCAGTGTTCCGTGACGAGTTCCGAGACCGCTATAGGGTGTTCTTCTACTTCAATGCTACAGCTTTCATGGCATCCCTGGCAGTAATTCTGTTGCTTGTTAACAAGAGGATATGCGACAAAGGTCTGAAGTGCTATGCGCTGCGTGCATGTGTACTGGTTGATCTGATCAGCCTCATTGGTGCTTTTGCTACCGGAAGCTGCAGAAAAGTGTCAACATCTTTCTATGTCATTCTCGTTGTTCTTGCAGTATTTGTCTATGTCATTGTTCAAGTCCTGGTTCTGAAATTTGCAAAAGAAAAGGTGAATTGCTTGCTGCTGGCACGGATGTTCAAGTTCAAAGCTGAGCCTTCTGAGCACGAAGATTCATCAACGAATCGCACGACAAGCATAGGTGATACTGATAGTAAGAGAACAGAGCACAAATGGCGCAAAGATTTGATGCTGATTGGAACTCTTGCAGTCACTGTCACATACCAAGCTGGTCTGCTTCCGCCTGGAGGAGTTTGGCCTGATGACAAGGATGGCCATTTTGCAGGTGACCCAATCCTCCATGATACCAACCTAACACGATACAAGGTATTCTTCTATTGCAACGCCACAGCATTCATGGCCTCAATGGTAATGGTCATCCTCCTACTGAACAACACAATAAGCAAGTACAAGAGATCTCTCTTTGCCATGAAAACAGCAATGGTATTGGACTTGCTTGGTTTACTTGGGGCATATGCCGCGGGCAGCTGCAGGAAGTTGAAGACATCTGTGTACATTTTTGCACTCGTCATTGCTGTGATCATCTACATCGTCATCCATGTCTTGTTGTCATTTGACGAATTGGGAAGCTTAGTGAAGGAGAAGGGGAAAAAGTGGGTGCAACGTTTGAAAAGGTTCTTCAATTGCAACGATTCAAGCAATGAACCATCTGATGGGGAACCAGGACAAAGTCGTCTGCCTGTGAAAGAGTAG